In Archocentrus centrarchus isolate MPI-CPG fArcCen1 chromosome 24, fArcCen1, whole genome shotgun sequence, one DNA window encodes the following:
- the eva1aa gene encoding protein eva-1 homolog A isoform X2 encodes MNPIINSTSSANMALISNALAAYTYISDHPERAALFFVCGVCLGLFLTLFALVVQISCRTDCQPRQRPPAKKRPRPPDSSSDSSDSDSDWDTTSDLSARRHRRFERTLNMNVFTSAEELERAQRLEERERIIREIWMNGQPDIPGTRSLNRYY; translated from the exons ATGAATCCCATCATCAACTCCACCTCTAGTGCCAACATGGCCCTTATCAGCAACGCACTGGCAGCCTACACTTACATATCAG ACCACCCGGAGAGGGCTGCACTATTCTTCGTCTGTGGTGTGTGCTTGGGCCTCTTCTTGACCCTCTTCGCCCTGGTGGTCCAGATCTCCTGTCGAACCGACTGCCAGCCCCGCCAGCGGCCCCCCGCCAAGAAACGGCCGCGCCCTCCTGACTCGTCCTCCGATTCCAGCGACTCAGACTCAGACTGGGACACCACCTCAGATCTGTCGGCACGGAGACACCGACGCTTTGAGCGAACGCTCAACATGAACGTGTTCACCTCAGCGGAAGAGCTGGAAAGAGCGCAGAGGCTCGAGGAAAGGGAGCGAATCATCCGAGAGATCTGGATGAACGGG